From a single Bacteroidia bacterium genomic region:
- a CDS encoding C1 family peptidase, whose product MLKYGLLVLFFISLLLPIRGQQPGTGLLFDDESYDEVARQPDYGQKGGNDTILKVDLKPFCPKPINQGPFSTCTGWSVGYASHTIENAILNGWAGQTDKITENAFSAFFLYNQIKESEGCNEGTYITKALELMRDKGNVFSKTFDPDGCEKMPGPGDLVIAQKYRIKDFRRLFDRDALPREKITAVKQSLIDKKPVVIGMQLKQNFLEMRSSEWWFPDLGNSPLLPMGHAMAVIGFDDGKGTAGGAFQIMNSWGTSWGDGGFFWVNYEDFAKYCKYGFQFSIETSEAQKVDLVGKVNCRFPKVSGDQVSFTNVASTFRNNAYNLSGRTWKKDDIFQLQVYDVTGERFMYAFSYDADGNINLHWPRDGKLDDKFQGQHQSSVIVSRDIFLTLPEETAALELNKPGLEQICFLFSSTPIPDINEKLKSIKNQGPNLSKAVYTAFGDQMLTPDKVSYMQKSIGYWVSKRYSDKIVPVFLQMNVQ is encoded by the coding sequence ATGCTAAAATACGGGCTTCTGGTTCTTTTTTTCATCTCGCTGCTGCTCCCGATCCGGGGGCAACAGCCGGGCACAGGCTTGTTGTTTGACGACGAAAGTTATGACGAAGTCGCCCGCCAGCCCGACTATGGGCAAAAAGGAGGCAATGATACCATCCTCAAAGTTGACCTCAAACCTTTTTGCCCCAAGCCCATCAACCAGGGCCCCTTCTCCACCTGCACCGGTTGGTCGGTAGGCTATGCCAGCCATACGATCGAAAACGCTATACTCAACGGCTGGGCCGGGCAGACAGATAAAATCACAGAAAATGCATTCAGCGCATTTTTTCTCTACAACCAGATCAAAGAGTCGGAAGGTTGTAACGAAGGTACTTATATCACCAAAGCGCTCGAACTGATGCGCGACAAGGGAAATGTATTTTCCAAAACTTTTGACCCCGACGGTTGTGAAAAGATGCCCGGCCCCGGCGACCTCGTCATCGCGCAAAAATATCGCATCAAAGATTTTCGCAGATTATTTGACCGGGACGCACTACCGCGAGAAAAAATCACCGCTGTCAAACAAAGCCTCATTGACAAAAAGCCCGTGGTCATCGGAATGCAGCTCAAACAAAACTTCCTCGAAATGCGCAGCTCAGAGTGGTGGTTTCCCGACCTGGGCAACAGTCCGCTGCTGCCGATGGGACATGCCATGGCCGTCATCGGATTTGATGACGGAAAAGGTACAGCCGGAGGCGCATTTCAGATCATGAACAGCTGGGGAACCAGCTGGGGTGACGGGGGTTTCTTTTGGGTGAACTACGAAGACTTCGCCAAATACTGCAAGTATGGGTTCCAGTTTTCGATAGAAACCTCCGAAGCCCAGAAAGTAGATCTGGTGGGCAAGGTCAATTGCCGTTTTCCAAAAGTAAGCGGAGATCAGGTTTCATTCACCAACGTCGCCTCCACTTTCCGAAACAACGCCTACAACCTGTCGGGCAGAACGTGGAAAAAAGACGACATCTTCCAGTTGCAGGTATATGATGTGACGGGGGAGCGGTTTATGTATGCCTTCAGTTATGACGCCGATGGCAATATCAATCTGCATTGGCCACGCGACGGCAAACTCGACGACAAATTTCAGGGGCAGCATCAGAGTTCGGTCATCGTTTCACGCGACATATTTCTGACGCTCCCGGAAGAAACCGCTGCATTGGAACTCAACAAACCAGGACTGGAGCAGATATGCTTTTTATTCAGCTCCACCCCTATCCCTGACATCAACGAAAAGCTCAAAAGCATAAAAAATCAGGGCCCCAACCTGAGCAAAGCCGTGTACACCGCCTTCGGCGACCAGATGCTCACCCCTGACAAGGTATCCTATATGCAAAAATCCATCGGCTATTGGGTCTCCAAACGCTACAGCGACAAGATCGTGCCAGTGTTTTTGCAGATGAATGTGCAGTAA
- a CDS encoding PAS domain S-box protein, producing the protein MADEIMQDEKDKLIAELSEKLEHANFLASIVDNIQDLVITTDVHAVITRWNHVAENLLEWKAEEVIGKTTAEILKVIYTDQNREQILESFAQKDYWQGEVIYHTKSGRPVYVLTTASRLKDPNGQITGSLILVRDITERKKAENELNRLNEELERRVKAQTEEVIKNEKRFRSLIENGADCVVILGADGVPTYTSSSVTKILGYTEEEAMNLNLFEIIHPDDIEGVYAKMKTVLEYPGITIPGHTSRTRHKDGTWRWLEANITNLLDDPDINGIVDNFRDITSRKELEDLLNKANKLARIGGWEVDMIKGKVYWSDITREIHETGLDFIPDLDSGINFYKEGKSRALITQKVNEAIETGKPWDVELQIITAKNNERWIRTIGETEFVDGKCVRIYGSFQDIDSRKRAEEEIKRLNEELEQRVIERTEKLTIANRELEQFAYVASHDLQEPLRTVSNYMKIFEEDYKDLLGNDGLKYLHSVNNAARRMSNLIQSLLDFSRLGHNSNLAYVDIKKVIQDAIADLHIIISTSDADIQISEMPMLNVYENEIRKVFQNLIVNAIKFQKEGVRPRIQIYATKVENIWQFSVKDNGIGINPVYFKKIFNIFQRLESRTNYEGNGIGLANCKKIIQIHKGEIWVESIPGKGSTFHFTIPYLS; encoded by the coding sequence ATGGCGGATGAAATTATGCAAGACGAGAAAGATAAACTGATTGCCGAATTATCTGAAAAGCTGGAGCACGCCAATTTCCTTGCCAGCATAGTCGACAATATTCAGGATCTGGTGATTACGACAGACGTCCATGCGGTCATTACACGTTGGAATCATGTCGCGGAAAATCTGTTGGAATGGAAGGCGGAAGAAGTAATCGGAAAAACAACAGCGGAGATTTTAAAGGTTATTTATACAGACCAGAACAGAGAGCAAATCCTCGAATCATTTGCTCAAAAGGATTATTGGCAGGGAGAGGTTATTTATCACACAAAATCAGGACGCCCTGTATATGTTCTGACCACAGCATCCAGGCTTAAAGACCCCAATGGTCAAATAACCGGCAGCCTTATTCTGGTAAGAGATATTACCGAGCGGAAAAAGGCAGAAAATGAATTAAACAGGTTAAATGAAGAACTGGAACGCCGTGTCAAAGCACAAACCGAAGAAGTAATCAAAAATGAAAAACGTTTTCGTTCACTAATAGAAAATGGTGCCGATTGTGTCGTCATATTAGGCGCCGATGGAGTGCCAACCTATACCTCCTCCTCTGTTACCAAAATACTTGGCTATACGGAAGAGGAAGCCATGAATCTTAATCTATTTGAAATCATTCACCCAGATGATATAGAGGGGGTTTATGCAAAAATGAAAACGGTTCTGGAATACCCGGGGATAACTATTCCCGGCCATACTTCACGTACCCGGCATAAAGATGGTACATGGAGGTGGCTGGAAGCTAACATTACCAACCTATTGGATGATCCGGATATTAATGGAATAGTTGATAATTTCCGGGACATTACCTCTCGCAAAGAATTGGAAGACTTGCTAAATAAAGCCAATAAACTCGCGCGTATTGGGGGCTGGGAAGTAGATATGATCAAAGGAAAGGTGTATTGGAGCGACATCACGAGGGAAATTCACGAAACTGGACTTGACTTTATACCTGATCTTGATTCAGGAATTAATTTTTATAAAGAGGGCAAGTCGCGAGCGCTTATCACTCAAAAAGTCAATGAAGCCATTGAAACGGGAAAACCGTGGGATGTTGAATTACAAATTATTACCGCTAAAAACAATGAACGATGGATACGAACGATTGGTGAGACAGAGTTTGTCGATGGTAAATGTGTGAGAATTTATGGCAGCTTTCAGGATATTGATAGCCGGAAAAGAGCTGAAGAAGAAATCAAAAGGTTAAATGAAGAACTTGAGCAAAGGGTGATCGAACGTACAGAGAAGCTTACGATTGCAAACCGCGAGCTAGAACAGTTTGCTTATGTGGCTTCACACGACCTTCAGGAACCGCTGCGAACGGTTTCCAATTATATGAAGATATTCGAAGAAGATTACAAGGATCTGTTGGGCAACGATGGCCTAAAATATCTTCATTCTGTAAACAATGCGGCAAGAAGGATGAGTAACCTGATCCAATCACTCCTGGATTTTTCGCGACTCGGGCACAATTCGAATCTGGCGTATGTAGATATTAAAAAAGTAATTCAGGATGCCATTGCCGATCTCCATATTATAATCTCCACCTCAGATGCTGACATCCAGATTTCTGAAATGCCAATGCTGAATGTTTACGAAAATGAAATCCGCAAGGTATTTCAAAACCTCATTGTCAATGCCATCAAGTTTCAAAAAGAAGGTGTCAGGCCGAGAATTCAGATTTACGCAACGAAAGTCGAGAATATCTGGCAATTCTCGGTAAAGGATAATGGGATTGGAATCAATCCGGTTTACTTTAAAAAAATATTCAATATTTTTCAGCGGCTGGAAAGCCGGACCAACTACGAAGGTAACGGAATCGGGCTGGCCAACTGCAAAAAAATCATTCAAATTCACAAAGGCGAAATCTGGGTAGAGTCAATCCCCGGAAAAGGAAGTACTTTTCATTTCACGATTCCCTATCTTTCGTGA
- a CDS encoding aminotransferase class V-fold PLP-dependent enzyme yields the protein MPSDTLPYSPQSLEPHDWSHMRALGHQMIEDMMDFLEGIRDQPSWKPVPEEVKSHFRQDLPQQPTDAAAVYQEFKDFILPYPKGNIHPRFFSWIQGTGTPLGALSDMLASAMNPNVTIGEHAAMYVDQQVVDWCKQMLNYPAEASGILLSGGSMANITGLTVARNAQTGINIRKLGLKNADVSLVLYCSSETHSCITKAAEIIGIGTDAVRHIPVNDHFEMDMERLVRAIEDDLSAGLTPFCVVGTAGTVNTGAIDPLEEIYAICKKYKLWFHVDGAYGALAKIDPNCAERLKFIEQADSVAFDLHKWLHVPYELGCLLVRDARAHRNSFAITPNYLLQSDRGLAGGPDSINNYGFELSRSFKALKVWMVVKEHGIQRYAELIAKDNAQATYLAGKISQHPNLQLLAPVNLSIACFQYTDSALNPAQINKLNKELIIQLQEQGIASPSSTILNGKYCIRVCIVNHKTTYSDLDLMLQAIIDIGRKLTLSTLEKEK from the coding sequence ATGCCCTCTGATACTCTCCCTTATTCTCCCCAAAGCCTTGAACCTCATGACTGGTCTCACATGCGGGCACTCGGTCACCAGATGATCGAAGATATGATGGATTTCCTCGAAGGAATCAGAGACCAACCCAGCTGGAAACCTGTGCCGGAAGAAGTCAAATCGCATTTCCGGCAGGATTTACCCCAACAGCCTACTGATGCGGCGGCGGTTTATCAGGAGTTTAAAGATTTCATTCTCCCCTACCCCAAAGGAAATATTCACCCGCGTTTTTTTTCCTGGATACAGGGAACCGGCACACCACTTGGGGCACTCAGCGATATGCTGGCTTCTGCCATGAATCCCAATGTCACTATTGGCGAACATGCTGCTATGTATGTCGACCAGCAGGTGGTGGACTGGTGCAAACAAATGCTCAACTATCCCGCCGAAGCCTCAGGCATCTTGCTGAGCGGGGGGTCTATGGCCAATATTACCGGACTTACCGTCGCACGAAACGCCCAGACAGGAATCAATATCAGAAAACTGGGCCTCAAAAATGCAGATGTTTCCCTAGTCCTGTACTGCTCTTCAGAAACCCATAGCTGCATCACCAAAGCCGCCGAAATCATCGGTATAGGGACAGACGCCGTGCGGCATATTCCCGTCAATGATCATTTTGAAATGGATATGGAGCGATTGGTCCGCGCTATTGAAGATGATCTTTCGGCGGGGCTGACACCTTTCTGTGTGGTCGGCACAGCAGGTACAGTGAATACAGGCGCAATTGATCCTTTGGAGGAAATATATGCGATATGCAAAAAGTATAAATTGTGGTTCCATGTAGATGGAGCCTATGGCGCACTGGCCAAAATTGACCCGAATTGCGCCGAAAGACTAAAATTTATCGAACAGGCAGACAGCGTAGCTTTTGATCTGCACAAATGGCTTCATGTACCTTACGAACTGGGATGCCTGCTGGTCAGAGATGCACGGGCACACAGAAACTCTTTTGCTATTACGCCCAACTACTTGTTGCAGTCAGACAGAGGATTGGCGGGAGGCCCTGACTCCATCAACAATTACGGATTTGAATTGTCCCGAAGCTTTAAGGCACTGAAAGTATGGATGGTGGTAAAAGAACACGGGATTCAGCGATATGCAGAACTCATTGCCAAAGACAATGCCCAGGCCACTTATCTCGCCGGTAAAATCTCACAACACCCCAACCTGCAGCTTTTAGCACCCGTAAATCTGAGCATTGCCTGCTTTCAGTATACAGATTCCGCGCTAAACCCTGCACAAATCAATAAACTTAATAAAGAGCTCATTATTCAACTTCAGGAACAAGGGATTGCCTCCCCCTCATCTACCATTTTGAATGGCAAATACTGCATACGCGTTTGTATCGTCAATCACAAAACAACCTATTCTGATTTAGATCTTATGTTGCAGGCGATCATAGATATCGGGAGAAAACTCACCCTTTCTACCCTGGAAAAAGAGAAGTAA
- the aqpZ gene encoding aquaporin Z, translating to MKKLLAEFIGTLWLVLGGCGSAVLAAAYPELGIGFVGVSLAFGLTVLTMAYAIGHISGCHLNPAVSVGLWMGGRFDQKDLLPYIGAQVLGAIAGAGILFVIASGKPGFELGGFAANGYGEHSPGGYSMVAALVTEVVMTFMFLMIILGTTHSNASAGMAGMAIGLGLTLIHLISIPVTNTSVNPARSTSQALFAGGWAIGQLWLFWVAPIVGAILAGLVYKYLAPETKK from the coding sequence ATGAAGAAGTTACTCGCAGAATTTATCGGCACACTCTGGCTCGTACTGGGCGGTTGTGGAAGTGCTGTTTTGGCAGCAGCATACCCTGAACTGGGTATCGGTTTTGTGGGCGTATCACTCGCCTTCGGCCTTACCGTTCTTACGATGGCTTATGCTATCGGTCATATTTCCGGATGTCATCTCAACCCTGCGGTATCTGTCGGTCTGTGGATGGGCGGAAGGTTTGACCAGAAAGACCTCCTTCCCTATATCGGCGCACAGGTATTAGGCGCAATTGCCGGAGCGGGTATTCTGTTTGTCATTGCCAGTGGAAAACCCGGATTTGAGCTGGGAGGATTTGCTGCCAATGGTTATGGTGAGCATTCGCCCGGTGGTTACAGCATGGTGGCGGCATTGGTTACCGAAGTGGTTATGACTTTTATGTTTTTGATGATCATTTTGGGAACTACCCATTCGAATGCTTCCGCAGGTATGGCAGGTATGGCTATTGGTTTGGGACTGACGCTGATTCACCTGATCAGTATTCCTGTTACCAATACTTCTGTCAACCCTGCCAGAAGTACCAGTCAGGCGTTATTTGCCGGTGGCTGGGCAATTGGGCAGTTGTGGCTTTTCTGGGTAGCTCCGATCGTAGGGGCGATTTTGGCGGGACTGGTCTATAAGTACCTGGCGCCTGAAACAAAAAAATAA
- a CDS encoding alpha/beta hydrolase: MKITHYSIYILFLCIMLLVSCAKEDPDMLSDTIYVSHEGADMPAYIHGNASEKVFLLVVHGAGSLGLGFRTGAFTAELEKRYAVVYWDQRGQGMSQGHYSQPDDVIDLMAKDLLALVAVLRHKYGEDIKLFMMGHSWGGALSAAVLVDPVNQPLFKGWIEVDGAHDFQFAGTARRQLLLSIVEEQILLGYEPDTWEEIYKEVSNLDSLSDDDYAPMLDQAQAVVSLLVESGAVEPSGVSSEELYRIVIDNNPINWKVSALFNRPFIYARDIGYSVTQELFNIRIPTLLLWGKYDISVPPVLGYDALRRLGTLDKKLVIFDRSVHHPYDTEPDKFAEEVIQFIDRLK, translated from the coding sequence ATGAAGATTACTCACTACTCCATATATATCCTGTTTCTGTGTATTATGCTCCTGGTCTCCTGTGCGAAAGAAGACCCGGATATGCTGAGTGATACGATTTATGTCAGCCATGAAGGTGCCGATATGCCTGCTTATATCCACGGCAATGCATCTGAAAAAGTTTTTCTCCTCGTCGTCCACGGAGCGGGGAGTCTTGGACTTGGTTTTCGCACCGGAGCTTTCACCGCCGAACTGGAAAAACGCTATGCGGTGGTTTATTGGGATCAGCGGGGCCAGGGAATGTCTCAGGGGCATTACAGCCAACCTGATGATGTGATTGATCTCATGGCCAAAGATTTGCTGGCGCTGGTCGCAGTACTCCGGCACAAGTATGGCGAAGACATCAAACTCTTTATGATGGGACATAGCTGGGGCGGTGCGTTGAGTGCAGCCGTTTTGGTCGATCCGGTAAATCAGCCTCTGTTCAAAGGCTGGATCGAAGTAGATGGCGCCCATGATTTTCAATTTGCCGGAACTGCCCGCCGCCAGTTGTTGCTTTCAATTGTAGAGGAACAGATTTTATTGGGATATGAGCCCGATACATGGGAGGAAATTTACAAGGAGGTCTCTAACCTGGATTCTCTGTCAGACGATGATTATGCACCCATGCTGGACCAGGCACAGGCGGTCGTTTCTCTCCTCGTCGAATCCGGGGCAGTGGAGCCGTCGGGTGTTTCTTCTGAAGAGCTCTACCGCATTGTGATTGACAACAACCCCATCAACTGGAAAGTATCAGCGCTTTTCAATAGACCCTTTATTTACGCCAGAGATATCGGTTATTCTGTGACCCAGGAACTCTTTAATATCCGGATACCCACCCTGCTTTTATGGGGGAAATACGATATCAGTGTGCCCCCTGTATTGGGATATGACGCACTAAGGCGACTGGGGACTTTAGATAAAAAACTGGTAATATTTGATCGGTCCGTGCATCACCCCTATGATACGGAGCCGGATAAGTTTGCAGAAGAAGTCATTCAGTTTATTGACCGGTTGAAGTAA
- a CDS encoding universal stress protein: MKTLLIPNDFSTTAMHALQYAVPFAKQLGAKIVLFHSHPLADYYAEAPAYMIIEKTETIKKVALSRLGKIRDSLLEKDPDLQIETVVRQGPFQRELQSYLAEYPVEWVIMGTKGAQGIRKIFMGTQTAKVIGRTSCPVLAIPENSDFKGIRDILYTTNFEDETEGILQQISTLATTFNAKVHILHISPTEDEATQEIFDWYKDVIREFIPEEFTAFHTMMNPDIDEGIQAYVDSIKPDLLVMSTRRRNWKEYLIEGSHTQKMAFHTYVPLLALHAEAFELETKKTEV, encoded by the coding sequence ATGAAAACTCTATTGATCCCTAACGACTTTTCCACTACCGCGATGCATGCGTTACAGTATGCGGTTCCTTTTGCCAAACAGCTCGGAGCTAAAATTGTATTATTCCACTCCCATCCGCTGGCTGATTACTATGCAGAAGCGCCGGCTTACATGATTATCGAAAAAACCGAAACGATTAAAAAGGTCGCTCTCAGCCGTTTAGGTAAGATTCGGGATTCCCTTTTGGAAAAAGATCCTGATCTTCAGATAGAAACCGTTGTGCGGCAGGGACCTTTTCAACGTGAACTCCAGAGCTATTTAGCCGAGTATCCTGTAGAATGGGTGATCATGGGCACTAAAGGCGCTCAGGGTATCCGGAAGATTTTTATGGGAACCCAAACGGCGAAAGTTATTGGGCGGACATCCTGCCCGGTACTCGCAATTCCCGAAAACAGTGATTTTAAAGGAATCCGCGATATCCTCTATACCACCAATTTTGAAGATGAAACCGAGGGTATCCTTCAGCAGATCTCCACGCTTGCCACAACTTTTAATGCGAAAGTGCATATCCTGCACATTTCCCCAACGGAAGATGAGGCTACACAAGAGATCTTTGACTGGTATAAGGATGTCATCCGGGAGTTTATTCCCGAGGAGTTTACCGCTTTCCATACGATGATGAACCCTGATATTGACGAGGGCATTCAGGCTTATGTGGATTCTATTAAACCTGACTTACTGGTCATGTCCACCCGCCGGAGAAACTGGAAAGAATATCTGATTGAAGGCAGCCATACACAAAAAATGGCTTTCCATACTTATGTGCCTCTGCTGGCACTTCATGCTGAAGCTTTTGAGCTCGAAACCAAAAAGACCGAAGTATAA
- a CDS encoding ATP-binding protein: MTIIVFGLPGSGKSTFAEALAGKISATYISSDQVRLNFIQIDRYSGSAKYQVYEEMKALTIDALNKEENVVVDATFYREYLRDWFTLGLPGKIYFIEIFADESVIRSRITTKRRYSEADFDVYLKIKSSFEPMQKPHLTLNSGLLTLNEMLNYAEAHLLQQCYGSNSDKPVNRR; this comes from the coding sequence ATGACCATCATTGTATTTGGTTTACCGGGATCGGGCAAATCTACATTTGCGGAGGCATTAGCAGGAAAAATTTCTGCTACCTATATCAGCAGTGATCAGGTCAGACTAAACTTTATACAAATAGACAGGTACAGCGGATCTGCGAAATATCAGGTCTATGAGGAGATGAAAGCGCTGACTATTGATGCACTGAATAAAGAAGAGAACGTGGTAGTTGATGCCACTTTCTACCGGGAGTATCTCAGAGATTGGTTTACGCTGGGGCTGCCGGGAAAAATTTACTTTATAGAGATTTTTGCTGACGAATCCGTCATTCGATCGAGGATCACAACCAAAAGGCGCTATTCAGAGGCTGATTTTGATGTTTATCTGAAAATTAAATCATCATTTGAGCCGATGCAAAAACCACATCTAACACTGAATTCCGGTCTTTTAACCCTAAATGAAATGTTGAACTACGCGGAAGCGCACTTATTACAACAATGTTATGGATCAAATTCAGATAAACCGGTTAATCGCCGATAA